The Zingiber officinale cultivar Zhangliang chromosome 2A, Zo_v1.1, whole genome shotgun sequence genomic sequence aaaaaattgttaaTATAATGACTAATAAAATCCTTGATTGAAAAATCAAATTACTTGTTAATCTATATTTAATACATCACTAATttataaaaggaatttaatttatctattttttataaattttatttcctTCCAAATGGATAAACGATATCCAAAAAAGGGGGGAAAAATACTtttattgtatttaaaattctttccaaCCCAAATAAAACTTCATGCTCAAGATtattatgaaaataataataattttttaaaaaatcacaaTTCTCACGCGCGACAATTAATTATTGTTCCAAATGGCTCATTATCTATGGGAAAAAACAGCTCGCTAGCtcatttgttgttgttattaATATTTATTGATTATATTAATGCATTCGAAATTAACTCCAAGTGCAGGGGCATTTTCGTACTACATGGTCTTAAATACCACTGCATTTCGCCTCCCTATGAATCCGTGAGCCTTTTTCGGATTCCGGGTCTCCAGAGAATCCGATATTGGCTTCTCCGCCGCCTCCTCTTCTCTATCGCTTTTCCGGCACCGGAACGGAGGCGGAAGCGTTGACTTGCCGGCTTGGGTTGTTTCCGGAAGAGAGGCCTTGAGAAAGTGAGCAAAAGCTTGGTTTTTGAGGAGGGAAGAGGGAGAATGGAGTTCAAATGGTGGAGCGGACAGTTATGGACGAGCCTGCTCGTCTCGCTCGCGCTGGCCGCTGCGATGGCGGCGGCGGACCGAGGGTTTCTTCCCGCGGTCGCAGTTGGCGAGGCGGTCGAAGCCGAGGAGGTCGGGCTGTCTCATTACATGCTCAAGGTCGTAAATTTCTTGTGGCAATCGGATGGTTCCTCCTACCAGCACGTTTGGCCGGTAAAACAATTGCActttaaagtttttgagatttGGAAAGTTTCTTTCAGGTCTCCTTTCTTCGATTtgattaaaatttccttttttggatttatTTTTCACTCTAAAGCCCATGGAATTGGGGTGGCAAATCGTTGTCGGAACCCTAATTGGATTCTTGGGATCTGCTTTTGGGAGCGTTGGAGGTGTTGGTGGCGGTGGGATTTACGTCCCCATGCTTACCCTTATCATCGGATTCGATCCAAAGTCTTCCACTGCGATATCAAAATGTAAGATCTGAAACTCCTATCAAACTTGAACTCACAAACACATTTAAAtgagatcaaaaataaaaaagggtAAACCTAAACAGATGGTTTGACTGGTAATTTTCAGTGCTAATAATTCAAAAGACACAACTTTGATCCACCTACCTTCTTCCTTTTATATTCTACACTGTTTTTGATTCACCTTGTAGTTCTTCAGAATCTTCATTTGTGTCTCATTTGTGCTTCTCTCTTTTGTTTTTATACCTAAACAGTTCTAATTTGGTGCAGGCATGATCATGGGTGCTGCAGGATCTACAGTTTGGTATAACCTGAAGCTGAGGCATCCAACTCTGGATATGCCAATCATCGATTATGATCTTGCTTTGCTTTTCCAGCCAATGCTCATGCTGGGCATCAGTATAGGAGTAGTATTTAACGTCGTTTTTGCTGATTGGATGGTCACAATTCTCCTTATTATCCTCTTCATTGGTAAATCGGCTGATCCCTTGTCAATTCTCCCACTGTGCCCGGTTTAGGGACTCATGTTTTAAGATCGTTGTAATAGGAACATCAACAAAGGCATTCTTAAGGGGTATAGATACATGGAAGAAAGAGACCATCTCCAAGAAGGTGCATAGCTCACCTGGATTTTGAAATGTTTAAGCCCTTATGATTCAATTGCATTTTCTGATTTTTCCTAAATCTCGTTTTGAATTGTAGGAGGCAGCGATGCGAAAGGATGCTGACAGTGAGTTGAATTTTCATCTTTTTGTTAAGAATTCAAATGCTTAAGACTAACCTATCATTTATGTCAAGCAGGAAGAGATGAAGTGGAGTACAAAGCTCTACCGTCCGGCCCTGGGGCCGCGTCAAAGGCTCTGAGGACCGAGGTTAGCAAACTTAGTATTATTATTCATCAGTTTTATTGGCGGCAAACTATGCGATAAGGAACTAAGACAGGTATAATAACCTTTGCAGGTCCCGATCATGGAGAATGTGTGTTGGAAGGAGTTTGGCCTTCTTTGTTTTGTGTGGATATCATTTCTCATTCTGCAAGTTCTGAAGGTGAGAGCAGTCTGGTCCAAGTCATCGAC encodes the following:
- the LOC122041568 gene encoding sulfite exporter TauE/SafE family protein 3-like; amino-acid sequence: MEFKWWSGQLWTSLLVSLALAAAMAAADRGFLPAVAVGEAVEAEEVGLSHYMLKVVNFLWQSDGSSYQHVWPPMELGWQIVVGTLIGFLGSAFGSVGGVGGGGIYVPMLTLIIGFDPKSSTAISKCMIMGAAGSTVWYNLKLRHPTLDMPIIDYDLALLFQPMLMLGISIGVVFNVVFADWMVTILLIILFIGTSTKAFLRGIDTWKKETISKKEAAMRKDADRRDEVEYKALPSGPGAASKALRTEVPIMENVCWKEFGLLCFVWISFLILQVLKQYYTSTCSTWYWILNFLQIPVSLGVSGYEAINLYNGRRVISSKGENGSNFTVLILIFYCLIGVLAGMVGGLLGLGGGFILGPVFLELGVPPQVSSATATFAMTFSSSMSVVEYYLLKRFPIPYALYFVAISLVAAIVGQHVVRRLIEILGRASLIIFILASTIFISAISLGGVGISNMVYKIQQHEYMGFENLCKYEV